The Xenopus laevis strain J_2021 chromosome 5L, Xenopus_laevis_v10.1, whole genome shotgun sequence genome has a segment encoding these proteins:
- the val.L gene encoding val protein L homeolog isoform X2, producing the protein MLHSSVSSVTFLTSMDNIMYSSDEEDFLNIEEKNFFLNQAMQVLRTNVAQIEESIDNVNKELKKHEYDLKLSHNELKKLKEEEETLQLEAETLEEQLQTLNKESELLEKKYADMYRIVKSIRTLGPIFQQAMAVTLSNMNAIINTMSQEGIIGLQPCTDPESESLPRTQVPSASESLPEVQQKGTPVPSTSKSFPKVQPKSLPSTPLSSASERLPTVQPKYLPITPVPSASKRLPLIQSKSLPSTPLSSASERLPTVQPKYLPITQVPSASKRLPLVQSKSLPSTPVPSASKGLPLVQPTISSTKKRKISEEDHIEETQKEEEEEEEKEEEGEEGGEEEEEEEEEEMMEEFDTKTDTATKLPPFLLPYIPKKKSPNDKWPLNYTAFLNYYFETTFKGKLSKEVVLDCIQQGINYNIFPLKQSNDKLYKQVYTRIVHLKRQREGMKKRYNRRQ; encoded by the exons ATAACATAATGTACAGCTCAGACGAAGAGGATTTTTTaaacatagaagaaaaaaattttttcctcaATCAAGCCATGCAAGTTTTGAGAACAAATGTTGCACAGATAGAAGAAAGCATAGATAATGTAAATAAAGAACTCAAGAAACATGAATATGACCTCAAACTTAGTCACAATGAGCTAAAAAagctgaaagaagaagaagaaaccctGCAACTGGAAGCTGAAACATTAGAAGAACAGCTGCAGACCCTGAATAAAGAGAGTGAGTTGCTAgagaaaaaatatgcagacatgTATAGAATAGTTAAAAGCATAAGAACTCTTGGACCAATATTTCAACAAGCAATGGCAGTCACACTCAGTAACATGAATGCAATAATAAACACGATGTCTCAAGAAGGCATTATCGGTCTTCAGCCCTGCACAGACCCCGAATCAG aaTCTTTACCAAGGACCCAAGTGCCATCTGCCTCTGAAAGTTTGCCCGAAGTCCAGCAAA aagggACCCCTGTGCCATCTACCTCTAAAAGCTTTCCCAAAGTACAGCCAA aaTCTTTGCCAAGCACCCCATTGTCATCTGCTTCTGAAAGATTGCCCACAGTCCAACCAA AGTATTTGCCAATTACCCCAGTGCCTTCTGCCTCTAAAAGATTGCCATTGATCCAGTCAA aATCTTTGCCAAGCACCCCATTGTCATCTGCTTCTGAAAGATTGCCCACAGTCCAACCAA AGTATTTGCCAATTACCCAAGTGCCTTCTGCCTCTAAAAGATTGCCATTGGTCCAGTCAA aatcTTTGCCAAGCACCCCAGTGCCTTCTGCCTCTAAAGGATTGCCATTGGTCCAGCCAA CAATTTCATCcaccaagaaaagaaaaataagtgaaGAAGACCACATAGAAGAaacacaaaaagaagaagaagaagaagaggaaaaagaagaagaaggagaagaaggaggagaggaggaggaggaggaggaggaggaagaaatgATGGAAGAATTTGACACAAAAACAGACACAGCTACCAAACTGcctccatttcttcttccatatATACCAAAAAAGAAATCTCCGAATGATAAGTGGCCCCTTAACTATACAGCTTTTCTTAATTATTACTTTGAAACAACTTTTAAAGGAAAGCTTTCAAAAGAGGTTGTACTGGATTGCATTCAGCAGGGTATAAACTATAATATTTTCCCCTTAAAACAATCCAATGATAAACTGTACAAACAAGTTTATACAAGGATTGTCCATTTAAAAAGGCAAAGGGAAGGGATGAAGAAAAGATACAACAGGAGACAGTAA
- the val.L gene encoding val protein L homeolog isoform X6: MLHSSVSSVTFLTSMDNIMYSSDEEDFLNIEEKNFFLNQAMQVLRTNVAQIEESIDNVNKELKKHEYDLKLSHNELKKLKEEEETLQLEAETLEEQLQTLNKESELLEKKYADMYRIVKSIRTLGPIFQQAMAVTLSNMNAIINTMSQEGIIGLQPCTDPESESLPRTQVPSASESLPEVQQKGTPVPSTSKSFPKVQPKSLPSTPLSSASERLPTVQPKSLPSTPLSSASERLPTVQPKYLPITQVPSASKRLPLVQSKSLPSTPVPSASKGLPLVQPTISSTKKRKISEEDHIEETQKEEEEEEEKEEEGEEGGEEEEEEEEEEMMEEFDTKTDTATKLPPFLLPYIPKKKSPNDKWPLNYTAFLNYYFETTFKGKLSKEVVLDCIQQGINYNIFPLKQSNDKLYKQVYTRIVHLKRQREGMKKRYNRRQ, from the exons ATAACATAATGTACAGCTCAGACGAAGAGGATTTTTTaaacatagaagaaaaaaattttttcctcaATCAAGCCATGCAAGTTTTGAGAACAAATGTTGCACAGATAGAAGAAAGCATAGATAATGTAAATAAAGAACTCAAGAAACATGAATATGACCTCAAACTTAGTCACAATGAGCTAAAAAagctgaaagaagaagaagaaaccctGCAACTGGAAGCTGAAACATTAGAAGAACAGCTGCAGACCCTGAATAAAGAGAGTGAGTTGCTAgagaaaaaatatgcagacatgTATAGAATAGTTAAAAGCATAAGAACTCTTGGACCAATATTTCAACAAGCAATGGCAGTCACACTCAGTAACATGAATGCAATAATAAACACGATGTCTCAAGAAGGCATTATCGGTCTTCAGCCCTGCACAGACCCCGAATCAG aaTCTTTACCAAGGACCCAAGTGCCATCTGCCTCTGAAAGTTTGCCCGAAGTCCAGCAAA aagggACCCCTGTGCCATCTACCTCTAAAAGCTTTCCCAAAGTACAGCCAA aaTCTTTGCCAAGCACCCCATTGTCATCTGCTTCTGAAAGATTGCCCACAGTCCAACCAA aATCTTTGCCAAGCACCCCATTGTCATCTGCTTCTGAAAGATTGCCCACAGTCCAACCAA AGTATTTGCCAATTACCCAAGTGCCTTCTGCCTCTAAAAGATTGCCATTGGTCCAGTCAA aatcTTTGCCAAGCACCCCAGTGCCTTCTGCCTCTAAAGGATTGCCATTGGTCCAGCCAA CAATTTCATCcaccaagaaaagaaaaataagtgaaGAAGACCACATAGAAGAaacacaaaaagaagaagaagaagaagaggaaaaagaagaagaaggagaagaaggaggagaggaggaggaggaggaggaggaggaagaaatgATGGAAGAATTTGACACAAAAACAGACACAGCTACCAAACTGcctccatttcttcttccatatATACCAAAAAAGAAATCTCCGAATGATAAGTGGCCCCTTAACTATACAGCTTTTCTTAATTATTACTTTGAAACAACTTTTAAAGGAAAGCTTTCAAAAGAGGTTGTACTGGATTGCATTCAGCAGGGTATAAACTATAATATTTTCCCCTTAAAACAATCCAATGATAAACTGTACAAACAAGTTTATACAAGGATTGTCCATTTAAAAAGGCAAAGGGAAGGGATGAAGAAAAGATACAACAGGAGACAGTAA
- the val.L gene encoding val protein L homeolog isoform X5, which yields MLHSSVSSVTFLTSMDNIMYSSDEEDFLNIEEKNFFLNQAMQVLRTNVAQIEESIDNVNKELKKHEYDLKLSHNELKKLKEEEETLQLEAETLEEQLQTLNKESELLEKKYADMYRIVKSIRTLGPIFQQAMAVTLSNMNAIINTMSQEGIIGLQPCTDPESESLPRTQVPSASESLPEVQQKSLSITPVPPASETLQLVQPKGTPVPSTSKSFPKVQPKSLPSTPLSSASERLPTVQPKYLPITQVPSASKRLPLVQSKSLPSTPVPSASKGLPLVQPTISSTKKRKISEEDHIEETQKEEEEEEEKEEEGEEGGEEEEEEEEEEMMEEFDTKTDTATKLPPFLLPYIPKKKSPNDKWPLNYTAFLNYYFETTFKGKLSKEVVLDCIQQGINYNIFPLKQSNDKLYKQVYTRIVHLKRQREGMKKRYNRRQ from the exons ATAACATAATGTACAGCTCAGACGAAGAGGATTTTTTaaacatagaagaaaaaaattttttcctcaATCAAGCCATGCAAGTTTTGAGAACAAATGTTGCACAGATAGAAGAAAGCATAGATAATGTAAATAAAGAACTCAAGAAACATGAATATGACCTCAAACTTAGTCACAATGAGCTAAAAAagctgaaagaagaagaagaaaccctGCAACTGGAAGCTGAAACATTAGAAGAACAGCTGCAGACCCTGAATAAAGAGAGTGAGTTGCTAgagaaaaaatatgcagacatgTATAGAATAGTTAAAAGCATAAGAACTCTTGGACCAATATTTCAACAAGCAATGGCAGTCACACTCAGTAACATGAATGCAATAATAAACACGATGTCTCAAGAAGGCATTATCGGTCTTCAGCCCTGCACAGACCCCGAATCAG aaTCTTTACCAAGGACCCAAGTGCCATCTGCCTCTGAAAGTTTGCCCGAAGTCCAGCAAA AATCATTGTCAATCACCCCAGTGCCACCTGCCTCTGAAACCTTGCAATTGGTCCAACCAA aagggACCCCTGTGCCATCTACCTCTAAAAGCTTTCCCAAAGTACAGCCAA aaTCTTTGCCAAGCACCCCATTGTCATCTGCTTCTGAAAGATTGCCCACAGTCCAACCAA AGTATTTGCCAATTACCCAAGTGCCTTCTGCCTCTAAAAGATTGCCATTGGTCCAGTCAA aatcTTTGCCAAGCACCCCAGTGCCTTCTGCCTCTAAAGGATTGCCATTGGTCCAGCCAA CAATTTCATCcaccaagaaaagaaaaataagtgaaGAAGACCACATAGAAGAaacacaaaaagaagaagaagaagaagaggaaaaagaagaagaaggagaagaaggaggagaggaggaggaggaggaggaggaggaagaaatgATGGAAGAATTTGACACAAAAACAGACACAGCTACCAAACTGcctccatttcttcttccatatATACCAAAAAAGAAATCTCCGAATGATAAGTGGCCCCTTAACTATACAGCTTTTCTTAATTATTACTTTGAAACAACTTTTAAAGGAAAGCTTTCAAAAGAGGTTGTACTGGATTGCATTCAGCAGGGTATAAACTATAATATTTTCCCCTTAAAACAATCCAATGATAAACTGTACAAACAAGTTTATACAAGGATTGTCCATTTAAAAAGGCAAAGGGAAGGGATGAAGAAAAGATACAACAGGAGACAGTAA
- the val.L gene encoding val protein L homeolog isoform X3, with product MLHSSVSSVTFLTSMDNIMYSSDEEDFLNIEEKNFFLNQAMQVLRTNVAQIEESIDNVNKELKKHEYDLKLSHNELKKLKEEEETLQLEAETLEEQLQTLNKESELLEKKYADMYRIVKSIRTLGPIFQQAMAVTLSNMNAIINTMSQEGIIGLQPCTDPESESLPRTQVPSASESLPEVQQKSLSITPVPPASETLQLVQPKGTPVPSTSKSFPKVQPKSLPSTPLSSASERLPTVQPKSLPSTPLSSASERLPTVQPKYLPITQVPSASKRLPLVQSKSLPSTPVPSASKGLPLVQPTISSTKKRKISEEDHIEETQKEEEEEEEKEEEGEEGGEEEEEEEEEEMMEEFDTKTDTATKLPPFLLPYIPKKKSPNDKWPLNYTAFLNYYFETTFKGKLSKEVVLDCIQQGINYNIFPLKQSNDKLYKQVYTRIVHLKRQREGMKKRYNRRQ from the exons ATAACATAATGTACAGCTCAGACGAAGAGGATTTTTTaaacatagaagaaaaaaattttttcctcaATCAAGCCATGCAAGTTTTGAGAACAAATGTTGCACAGATAGAAGAAAGCATAGATAATGTAAATAAAGAACTCAAGAAACATGAATATGACCTCAAACTTAGTCACAATGAGCTAAAAAagctgaaagaagaagaagaaaccctGCAACTGGAAGCTGAAACATTAGAAGAACAGCTGCAGACCCTGAATAAAGAGAGTGAGTTGCTAgagaaaaaatatgcagacatgTATAGAATAGTTAAAAGCATAAGAACTCTTGGACCAATATTTCAACAAGCAATGGCAGTCACACTCAGTAACATGAATGCAATAATAAACACGATGTCTCAAGAAGGCATTATCGGTCTTCAGCCCTGCACAGACCCCGAATCAG aaTCTTTACCAAGGACCCAAGTGCCATCTGCCTCTGAAAGTTTGCCCGAAGTCCAGCAAA AATCATTGTCAATCACCCCAGTGCCACCTGCCTCTGAAACCTTGCAATTGGTCCAACCAA aagggACCCCTGTGCCATCTACCTCTAAAAGCTTTCCCAAAGTACAGCCAA aaTCTTTGCCAAGCACCCCATTGTCATCTGCTTCTGAAAGATTGCCCACAGTCCAACCAA aATCTTTGCCAAGCACCCCATTGTCATCTGCTTCTGAAAGATTGCCCACAGTCCAACCAA AGTATTTGCCAATTACCCAAGTGCCTTCTGCCTCTAAAAGATTGCCATTGGTCCAGTCAA aatcTTTGCCAAGCACCCCAGTGCCTTCTGCCTCTAAAGGATTGCCATTGGTCCAGCCAA CAATTTCATCcaccaagaaaagaaaaataagtgaaGAAGACCACATAGAAGAaacacaaaaagaagaagaagaagaagaggaaaaagaagaagaaggagaagaaggaggagaggaggaggaggaggaggaggaggaagaaatgATGGAAGAATTTGACACAAAAACAGACACAGCTACCAAACTGcctccatttcttcttccatatATACCAAAAAAGAAATCTCCGAATGATAAGTGGCCCCTTAACTATACAGCTTTTCTTAATTATTACTTTGAAACAACTTTTAAAGGAAAGCTTTCAAAAGAGGTTGTACTGGATTGCATTCAGCAGGGTATAAACTATAATATTTTCCCCTTAAAACAATCCAATGATAAACTGTACAAACAAGTTTATACAAGGATTGTCCATTTAAAAAGGCAAAGGGAAGGGATGAAGAAAAGATACAACAGGAGACAGTAA
- the val.L gene encoding val protein L homeolog isoform X1: MLHSSVSSVTFLTSMDNIMYSSDEEDFLNIEEKNFFLNQAMQVLRTNVAQIEESIDNVNKELKKHEYDLKLSHNELKKLKEEEETLQLEAETLEEQLQTLNKESELLEKKYADMYRIVKSIRTLGPIFQQAMAVTLSNMNAIINTMSQEGIIGLQPCTDPESESLPRTQVPSASESLPEVQQKSLSITPVPPASETLQLVQPKGTPVPSTSKSFPKVQPKSLPSTPLSSASERLPTVQPKYLPITPVPSASKRLPLIQSKSLPSTPLSSASERLPTVQPKYLPITQVPSASKRLPLVQSKSLPSTPVPSASKGLPLVQPTISSTKKRKISEEDHIEETQKEEEEEEEKEEEGEEGGEEEEEEEEEEMMEEFDTKTDTATKLPPFLLPYIPKKKSPNDKWPLNYTAFLNYYFETTFKGKLSKEVVLDCIQQGINYNIFPLKQSNDKLYKQVYTRIVHLKRQREGMKKRYNRRQ, translated from the exons ATAACATAATGTACAGCTCAGACGAAGAGGATTTTTTaaacatagaagaaaaaaattttttcctcaATCAAGCCATGCAAGTTTTGAGAACAAATGTTGCACAGATAGAAGAAAGCATAGATAATGTAAATAAAGAACTCAAGAAACATGAATATGACCTCAAACTTAGTCACAATGAGCTAAAAAagctgaaagaagaagaagaaaccctGCAACTGGAAGCTGAAACATTAGAAGAACAGCTGCAGACCCTGAATAAAGAGAGTGAGTTGCTAgagaaaaaatatgcagacatgTATAGAATAGTTAAAAGCATAAGAACTCTTGGACCAATATTTCAACAAGCAATGGCAGTCACACTCAGTAACATGAATGCAATAATAAACACGATGTCTCAAGAAGGCATTATCGGTCTTCAGCCCTGCACAGACCCCGAATCAG aaTCTTTACCAAGGACCCAAGTGCCATCTGCCTCTGAAAGTTTGCCCGAAGTCCAGCAAA AATCATTGTCAATCACCCCAGTGCCACCTGCCTCTGAAACCTTGCAATTGGTCCAACCAA aagggACCCCTGTGCCATCTACCTCTAAAAGCTTTCCCAAAGTACAGCCAA aaTCTTTGCCAAGCACCCCATTGTCATCTGCTTCTGAAAGATTGCCCACAGTCCAACCAA AGTATTTGCCAATTACCCCAGTGCCTTCTGCCTCTAAAAGATTGCCATTGATCCAGTCAA aATCTTTGCCAAGCACCCCATTGTCATCTGCTTCTGAAAGATTGCCCACAGTCCAACCAA AGTATTTGCCAATTACCCAAGTGCCTTCTGCCTCTAAAAGATTGCCATTGGTCCAGTCAA aatcTTTGCCAAGCACCCCAGTGCCTTCTGCCTCTAAAGGATTGCCATTGGTCCAGCCAA CAATTTCATCcaccaagaaaagaaaaataagtgaaGAAGACCACATAGAAGAaacacaaaaagaagaagaagaagaagaggaaaaagaagaagaaggagaagaaggaggagaggaggaggaggaggaggaggaggaagaaatgATGGAAGAATTTGACACAAAAACAGACACAGCTACCAAACTGcctccatttcttcttccatatATACCAAAAAAGAAATCTCCGAATGATAAGTGGCCCCTTAACTATACAGCTTTTCTTAATTATTACTTTGAAACAACTTTTAAAGGAAAGCTTTCAAAAGAGGTTGTACTGGATTGCATTCAGCAGGGTATAAACTATAATATTTTCCCCTTAAAACAATCCAATGATAAACTGTACAAACAAGTTTATACAAGGATTGTCCATTTAAAAAGGCAAAGGGAAGGGATGAAGAAAAGATACAACAGGAGACAGTAA
- the val.L gene encoding val protein L homeolog isoform X7, with protein MLHSSVSSVTFLTSMDNIMYSSDEEDFLNIEEKNFFLNQAMQVLRTNVAQIEESIDNVNKELKKHEYDLKLSHNELKKLKEEEETLQLEAETLEEQLQTLNKESELLEKKYADMYRIVKSIRTLGPIFQQAMAVTLSNMNAIINTMSQEGIIGLQPCTDPESESLPRTQVPSASESLPEVQQKSLSITPVPPASETLQLVQPKGTPVPSTSKSFPKVQPKSLPSTPLSSASERLPTVQPKYLPITQVPSASKRLPLVQSTISSTKKRKISEEDHIEETQKEEEEEEEKEEEGEEGGEEEEEEEEEEMMEEFDTKTDTATKLPPFLLPYIPKKKSPNDKWPLNYTAFLNYYFETTFKGKLSKEVVLDCIQQGINYNIFPLKQSNDKLYKQVYTRIVHLKRQREGMKKRYNRRQ; from the exons ATAACATAATGTACAGCTCAGACGAAGAGGATTTTTTaaacatagaagaaaaaaattttttcctcaATCAAGCCATGCAAGTTTTGAGAACAAATGTTGCACAGATAGAAGAAAGCATAGATAATGTAAATAAAGAACTCAAGAAACATGAATATGACCTCAAACTTAGTCACAATGAGCTAAAAAagctgaaagaagaagaagaaaccctGCAACTGGAAGCTGAAACATTAGAAGAACAGCTGCAGACCCTGAATAAAGAGAGTGAGTTGCTAgagaaaaaatatgcagacatgTATAGAATAGTTAAAAGCATAAGAACTCTTGGACCAATATTTCAACAAGCAATGGCAGTCACACTCAGTAACATGAATGCAATAATAAACACGATGTCTCAAGAAGGCATTATCGGTCTTCAGCCCTGCACAGACCCCGAATCAG aaTCTTTACCAAGGACCCAAGTGCCATCTGCCTCTGAAAGTTTGCCCGAAGTCCAGCAAA AATCATTGTCAATCACCCCAGTGCCACCTGCCTCTGAAACCTTGCAATTGGTCCAACCAA aagggACCCCTGTGCCATCTACCTCTAAAAGCTTTCCCAAAGTACAGCCAA aaTCTTTGCCAAGCACCCCATTGTCATCTGCTTCTGAAAGATTGCCCACAGTCCAACCAA AGTATTTGCCAATTACCCAAGTGCCTTCTGCCTCTAAAAGATTGCCATTGGTCCAGTCAA CAATTTCATCcaccaagaaaagaaaaataagtgaaGAAGACCACATAGAAGAaacacaaaaagaagaagaagaagaagaggaaaaagaagaagaaggagaagaaggaggagaggaggaggaggaggaggaggaggaagaaatgATGGAAGAATTTGACACAAAAACAGACACAGCTACCAAACTGcctccatttcttcttccatatATACCAAAAAAGAAATCTCCGAATGATAAGTGGCCCCTTAACTATACAGCTTTTCTTAATTATTACTTTGAAACAACTTTTAAAGGAAAGCTTTCAAAAGAGGTTGTACTGGATTGCATTCAGCAGGGTATAAACTATAATATTTTCCCCTTAAAACAATCCAATGATAAACTGTACAAACAAGTTTATACAAGGATTGTCCATTTAAAAAGGCAAAGGGAAGGGATGAAGAAAAGATACAACAGGAGACAGTAA
- the val.L gene encoding val protein L homeolog isoform X4, with product MLHSSVSSVTFLTSMDNIMYSSDEEDFLNIEEKNFFLNQAMQVLRTNVAQIEESIDNVNKELKKHEYDLKLSHNELKKLKEEEETLQLEAETLEEQLQTLNKESELLEKKYADMYRIVKSIRTLGPIFQQAMAVTLSNMNAIINTMSQEGIIGLQPCTDPESESLPRTQVPSASESLPEVQQKSLSITPVPPASETLQLVQPKGTPVPSTSKSFPKVQPKSLPSTPLSSASERLPTVQPKYLPITPVPSASKRLPLIQSKSLPSTPLSSASERLPTVQPKYLPITQVPSASKRLPLVQSTISSTKKRKISEEDHIEETQKEEEEEEEKEEEGEEGGEEEEEEEEEEMMEEFDTKTDTATKLPPFLLPYIPKKKSPNDKWPLNYTAFLNYYFETTFKGKLSKEVVLDCIQQGINYNIFPLKQSNDKLYKQVYTRIVHLKRQREGMKKRYNRRQ from the exons ATAACATAATGTACAGCTCAGACGAAGAGGATTTTTTaaacatagaagaaaaaaattttttcctcaATCAAGCCATGCAAGTTTTGAGAACAAATGTTGCACAGATAGAAGAAAGCATAGATAATGTAAATAAAGAACTCAAGAAACATGAATATGACCTCAAACTTAGTCACAATGAGCTAAAAAagctgaaagaagaagaagaaaccctGCAACTGGAAGCTGAAACATTAGAAGAACAGCTGCAGACCCTGAATAAAGAGAGTGAGTTGCTAgagaaaaaatatgcagacatgTATAGAATAGTTAAAAGCATAAGAACTCTTGGACCAATATTTCAACAAGCAATGGCAGTCACACTCAGTAACATGAATGCAATAATAAACACGATGTCTCAAGAAGGCATTATCGGTCTTCAGCCCTGCACAGACCCCGAATCAG aaTCTTTACCAAGGACCCAAGTGCCATCTGCCTCTGAAAGTTTGCCCGAAGTCCAGCAAA AATCATTGTCAATCACCCCAGTGCCACCTGCCTCTGAAACCTTGCAATTGGTCCAACCAA aagggACCCCTGTGCCATCTACCTCTAAAAGCTTTCCCAAAGTACAGCCAA aaTCTTTGCCAAGCACCCCATTGTCATCTGCTTCTGAAAGATTGCCCACAGTCCAACCAA AGTATTTGCCAATTACCCCAGTGCCTTCTGCCTCTAAAAGATTGCCATTGATCCAGTCAA aATCTTTGCCAAGCACCCCATTGTCATCTGCTTCTGAAAGATTGCCCACAGTCCAACCAA AGTATTTGCCAATTACCCAAGTGCCTTCTGCCTCTAAAAGATTGCCATTGGTCCAGTCAA CAATTTCATCcaccaagaaaagaaaaataagtgaaGAAGACCACATAGAAGAaacacaaaaagaagaagaagaagaagaggaaaaagaagaagaaggagaagaaggaggagaggaggaggaggaggaggaggaggaagaaatgATGGAAGAATTTGACACAAAAACAGACACAGCTACCAAACTGcctccatttcttcttccatatATACCAAAAAAGAAATCTCCGAATGATAAGTGGCCCCTTAACTATACAGCTTTTCTTAATTATTACTTTGAAACAACTTTTAAAGGAAAGCTTTCAAAAGAGGTTGTACTGGATTGCATTCAGCAGGGTATAAACTATAATATTTTCCCCTTAAAACAATCCAATGATAAACTGTACAAACAAGTTTATACAAGGATTGTCCATTTAAAAAGGCAAAGGGAAGGGATGAAGAAAAGATACAACAGGAGACAGTAA
- the val.L gene encoding val protein L homeolog: MYSSDEEDFLNIEEKNFFLNQAMQVLRTNVAQIEESIDNVNKELKKHEYDLKLSHNELKKLKEEEETLQLEAETLEEQLQTLNKESELLEKKYADMYRIVKSIRTLGPIFQQAMAVTLSNMNAIINTMSQEGIIGLQPCTDPESESLPRTQVPSASESLPEVQQKSLSITPVPPASETLQLVQPKGTPVPSTSKSFPKVQPKSLPSTPLSSASERLPTVQPKYLPITPVPSASKRLPLIQSKSLPSTPLSSASERLPTVQPKYLPITQVPSASKRLPLVQSKSLPSTPVPSASKGLPLVQPTISSTKKRKISEEDHIEETQKEEEEEEEKEEEGEEGGEEEEEEEEEEMMEEFDTKTDTATKLPPFLLPYIPKKKSPNDKWPLNYTAFLNYYFETTFKGKLSKEVVLDCIQQGINYNIFPLKQSNDKLYKQVYTRIVHLKRQREGMKKRYNRRQ, from the exons ATGTACAGCTCAGACGAAGAGGATTTTTTaaacatagaagaaaaaaattttttcctcaATCAAGCCATGCAAGTTTTGAGAACAAATGTTGCACAGATAGAAGAAAGCATAGATAATGTAAATAAAGAACTCAAGAAACATGAATATGACCTCAAACTTAGTCACAATGAGCTAAAAAagctgaaagaagaagaagaaaccctGCAACTGGAAGCTGAAACATTAGAAGAACAGCTGCAGACCCTGAATAAAGAGAGTGAGTTGCTAgagaaaaaatatgcagacatgTATAGAATAGTTAAAAGCATAAGAACTCTTGGACCAATATTTCAACAAGCAATGGCAGTCACACTCAGTAACATGAATGCAATAATAAACACGATGTCTCAAGAAGGCATTATCGGTCTTCAGCCCTGCACAGACCCCGAATCAG aaTCTTTACCAAGGACCCAAGTGCCATCTGCCTCTGAAAGTTTGCCCGAAGTCCAGCAAA AATCATTGTCAATCACCCCAGTGCCACCTGCCTCTGAAACCTTGCAATTGGTCCAACCAA aagggACCCCTGTGCCATCTACCTCTAAAAGCTTTCCCAAAGTACAGCCAA aaTCTTTGCCAAGCACCCCATTGTCATCTGCTTCTGAAAGATTGCCCACAGTCCAACCAA AGTATTTGCCAATTACCCCAGTGCCTTCTGCCTCTAAAAGATTGCCATTGATCCAGTCAA aATCTTTGCCAAGCACCCCATTGTCATCTGCTTCTGAAAGATTGCCCACAGTCCAACCAA AGTATTTGCCAATTACCCAAGTGCCTTCTGCCTCTAAAAGATTGCCATTGGTCCAGTCAA aatcTTTGCCAAGCACCCCAGTGCCTTCTGCCTCTAAAGGATTGCCATTGGTCCAGCCAA CAATTTCATCcaccaagaaaagaaaaataagtgaaGAAGACCACATAGAAGAaacacaaaaagaagaagaagaagaagaggaaaaagaagaagaaggagaagaaggaggagaggaggaggaggaggaggaggaggaagaaatgATGGAAGAATTTGACACAAAAACAGACACAGCTACCAAACTGcctccatttcttcttccatatATACCAAAAAAGAAATCTCCGAATGATAAGTGGCCCCTTAACTATACAGCTTTTCTTAATTATTACTTTGAAACAACTTTTAAAGGAAAGCTTTCAAAAGAGGTTGTACTGGATTGCATTCAGCAGGGTATAAACTATAATATTTTCCCCTTAAAACAATCCAATGATAAACTGTACAAACAAGTTTATACAAGGATTGTCCATTTAAAAAGGCAAAGGGAAGGGATGAAGAAAAGATACAACAGGAGACAGTAA